Proteins from a genomic interval of Diaphorobacter sp. HDW4A:
- a CDS encoding amino acid ABC transporter ATP-binding protein, producing the protein MIEIKHLEKSFGDHRVLHDVSLNVQRGEVVCLIGPSGSGKSTVLRCINGLETYQGGEVRAFGEVVNSAASNIHLLRRRMGMVFQRFNLFPHRTVLENVMEGPVQVKREPKEKVREEAMELLRKVGLVEKSHAMPPQLSGGQQQRVAIARALAMKPEAMLFDEPTSALDPELVGDVLEVMRQLANEGMTMIVVTHEMGFAREVADRVCFLHSGNIVEEGPASQVLGAPTQARTQDFLRRVLHAPIEKVAA; encoded by the coding sequence ATGATCGAGATAAAACATCTGGAAAAGTCCTTCGGCGACCACCGCGTGCTGCATGACGTGAGCCTGAACGTGCAACGCGGCGAAGTGGTCTGCCTGATCGGCCCTTCGGGCTCTGGCAAGTCAACGGTGCTCCGCTGCATCAACGGCCTCGAAACCTATCAGGGCGGCGAGGTGCGCGCGTTCGGCGAAGTGGTCAACAGCGCGGCCAGCAACATCCACCTGCTGCGCCGCCGCATGGGCATGGTATTCCAGCGCTTCAACCTGTTCCCGCACCGCACGGTGCTCGAAAACGTGATGGAAGGCCCCGTGCAGGTCAAGCGCGAGCCCAAGGAAAAGGTGCGCGAAGAAGCCATGGAGCTGCTGCGCAAGGTGGGGCTGGTCGAGAAATCGCACGCCATGCCACCGCAGCTTTCGGGCGGACAGCAGCAGCGCGTGGCGATTGCCCGCGCACTGGCGATGAAGCCCGAGGCCATGCTGTTCGACGAACCCACGTCCGCGCTCGACCCCGAGCTGGTCGGCGATGTGCTTGAAGTGATGCGCCAGCTCGCCAACGAAGGCATGACGATGATCGTCGTGACCCATGAAATGGGCTTCGCCCGCGAAGTGGCCGACCGCGTGTGCTTTCTGCACAGCGGCAACATCGTCGAAGAAGGCCCTGCATCGCAGGTGCTCGGCGCGCCCACACAAGCACGCACGCAGGACTTTCTGCGCCGCGTGCTGCACGCCCCCATCGAGAAGGTGGCGGCATGA
- the ehuD gene encoding ectoine/hydroxyectoine ABC transporter permease subunit EhuD, translating into MQDFIQHARDFLPILLQGAVVTVQVTVLSFLLSSVLGLVLALGKLSRIKAVSVVSSTIINVIRGLPIIVQLFYIYFVLPDFGIQLSAMQAGVIGLGIAYSAYQAENFRAGIEAVDPGQREAALAMGMRPAMLMRRVILPQAFRIALPPYGNTLVMMLKDSSLVSTITVAEMTRAGQLIASSTFQNMTVYTLVALLYLAMSLPLVGMLRRLEKRFGVGKRKP; encoded by the coding sequence ATGCAAGATTTCATTCAACACGCGCGCGATTTCCTGCCGATCCTGCTGCAGGGTGCGGTCGTCACGGTGCAGGTCACCGTGCTGTCGTTCCTGCTGTCCAGCGTGCTCGGTCTGGTCCTCGCGCTGGGCAAGCTCTCGCGGATCAAGGCGGTTTCGGTGGTGTCCTCGACCATCATCAACGTCATCCGTGGGCTGCCCATCATTGTGCAGCTGTTCTACATCTACTTCGTGCTGCCGGACTTCGGCATCCAGCTCAGCGCCATGCAGGCGGGCGTGATCGGCCTCGGTATCGCGTACTCGGCGTACCAAGCGGAAAACTTCCGCGCGGGCATCGAAGCCGTCGATCCCGGCCAGCGCGAAGCCGCGCTTGCGATGGGCATGCGCCCGGCCATGCTGATGCGCCGCGTGATCCTGCCGCAGGCGTTCCGCATCGCGCTGCCGCCCTACGGCAACACGCTGGTCATGATGCTCAAGGACTCGTCGCTGGTCTCCACCATCACCGTGGCCGAAATGACGCGCGCCGGGCAGCTGATCGCCTCGTCGACGTTCCAGAACATGACCGTCTACACGCTCGTGGCCCTGCTCTATCTGGCGATGAGTCTGCCACTGGTGGGCATGCTTCGCCGTCTTGAAAAGCGATTTGGCGTGGGGAAGAGAAAGCCATGA
- a CDS encoding ABC transporter permease has translation MESYALLLGSTLSAGTVLALAALGLLINEKSGIVNLGAEGMMLCAAIAGFATVVHTGNTWVGFGAGMLVGALLAGVFGLLVIWLNTNQYATGLALSLFGTGFSAFIGLNYVQARLPELPKYAIPGLADIPVFGPALFTLHPIVYLTVVLVIAMIWFLYRTRAGLVLRAVGESPSSAHALGYRVRRIRLMAVMFGGAMCGLAGAYISTVYTPLWVEGMVSGRGWIALALTTFATWRPARVLLGAYLFGGVTMLQFHLQATGVQVPSQVLSMLPYLATIVVLVLISRNPAWIRANMPASLGKPFYPGS, from the coding sequence ATGGAATCGTATGCATTGCTGCTGGGCTCCACGCTCAGCGCGGGCACCGTGCTGGCGCTCGCCGCACTGGGCCTGTTGATCAACGAGAAATCGGGCATCGTCAATCTCGGCGCTGAAGGCATGATGCTGTGCGCCGCCATCGCAGGCTTCGCCACGGTGGTGCACACCGGCAATACCTGGGTCGGTTTTGGTGCGGGCATGCTGGTGGGCGCCTTGCTCGCGGGCGTCTTCGGCCTGCTGGTGATTTGGCTGAACACCAACCAGTACGCGACGGGTTTGGCGCTGTCGCTGTTCGGCACGGGCTTTTCGGCCTTCATCGGTTTGAACTACGTGCAGGCCCGCCTGCCCGAGTTGCCCAAGTACGCGATTCCCGGTCTGGCCGATATTCCGGTCTTCGGACCTGCGCTGTTCACGCTGCATCCCATCGTGTATCTCACGGTTGTGCTGGTGATCGCGATGATCTGGTTCCTCTACCGCACGCGTGCCGGTCTGGTGCTGCGCGCGGTGGGCGAGTCGCCCAGTTCGGCGCACGCGCTTGGTTATCGGGTGCGCCGCATCCGCCTGATGGCGGTGATGTTCGGCGGCGCGATGTGCGGTCTGGCCGGTGCCTACATTTCGACGGTCTACACGCCGCTGTGGGTCGAGGGCATGGTCTCCGGTCGCGGCTGGATTGCGCTCGCGCTCACCACGTTTGCCACCTGGCGCCCCGCGCGCGTGCTGCTCGGTGCGTACTTGTTCGGTGGCGTGACCATGCTGCAGTTCCACCTGCAGGCCACGGGCGTGCAGGTGCCGAGTCAGGTGCTGTCGATGCTGCCGTATCTGGCCACCATCGTGGTGCTGGTGCTGATCTCGCGAAACCCCGCCTGGATTCGCGCGAACATGCCAGCCTCGCTCGGCAAGCCGTTCTATCCCGGGTCGTGA
- a CDS encoding autotransporter outer membrane beta-barrel domain-containing protein, producing MKDSSIVMNALDGTGLWSWRTAAATIDAQRLHIATKGDGSNNVAARTGSRTTVDSGQLYSSGSRSVIAVASASRAYLNGNFIAGGVVLGNKRLTNSWNGSPPETAPSGWPQYLEKADWTSYGRPVDAAGNNVEANVAQYVASSAINNYAVLATGVQDAIRLDRDANDTPNTIHMFGAQDNHALFVEGASPNSGGLITSRGTVITTHSPGSAGGRIKMLGNLLIDGNTITTEKDNAHGLWVTGGPSGTLSTPYNASTIITKGAKSHAMRADAGAQLVFDDSATPHTFLPAATSNVSGAGSAVLNSDGTGTLVRVATAQSLAMSMTAEKQGNINYGALAENGGQITFSEGADSGGTALSANSGGVLYFASATTAPDAAGSRVQLNASQLSIDFTAVRIGSLEGDAASAVSIAGASSHLVVGPDNSAGDGSRMASTIYSGTIQGAGKLTVAAGNRLMLATSGADTHTGVTTIGGSGASKALPTNPTASVLSAGAANAFSASSDYVVLSDGAMDANGLAQTVKSLANAGVVSLPANTNPQPTTVLMSSGAYIGNNGTLVLGTQLAGDGAPSDKLVVGGAITGTTQIDVQNLGGAGAQAPVGILVVQGTSPSPANAFALAHAVAVNGFVYRLQQVGNNWYLQTVAAPTITTATPGNSQAVLTIDPPGNLPTGVTVTGYNMNCTPTTGGAAVTANGASPLTMPGMTNGTTYNCVTTATLSDGTVTPQSNTMQVTPPILTPSITGTVPGDTKGTVTIAPPANLPSGVTVKDYTLTCTPATGAPVTVTGSSPIALTGLTNDVLYTCTAIANLSDGSTSAVSAPASFTPTAKAPATTTPVPVMGPLGGSLMSLFAMVLGAAELRRRKSAKQRVDC from the coding sequence TTGAAAGACAGCAGCATCGTCATGAATGCGCTGGATGGAACGGGTCTATGGTCTTGGCGCACTGCCGCCGCAACCATCGATGCGCAGCGACTTCACATCGCCACCAAAGGCGATGGATCGAACAATGTTGCAGCAAGAACTGGCTCGAGGACTACGGTCGATAGTGGTCAGTTATACAGTTCGGGCAGTCGCAGCGTGATTGCAGTGGCCAGCGCGTCCAGAGCCTATCTGAACGGCAACTTCATCGCTGGCGGCGTTGTGCTTGGCAACAAGCGGCTGACCAACTCTTGGAACGGTAGCCCCCCAGAAACCGCGCCTTCAGGTTGGCCGCAGTATCTGGAAAAAGCGGACTGGACAAGCTATGGCCGCCCTGTGGATGCGGCGGGCAACAATGTGGAGGCCAATGTAGCGCAATACGTGGCGTCTTCGGCAATCAACAATTATGCGGTTCTGGCAACTGGCGTTCAGGATGCCATCAGGCTTGACCGCGACGCAAACGACACACCCAACACCATCCACATGTTCGGCGCGCAGGACAATCACGCGCTGTTTGTGGAAGGCGCCAGCCCTAATTCCGGAGGTCTGATCACCTCGCGCGGCACCGTCATCACCACCCACAGTCCGGGCTCGGCTGGCGGGCGAATCAAGATGCTAGGCAACCTGCTCATCGACGGCAACACCATCACCACCGAAAAAGACAACGCCCACGGCCTGTGGGTGACCGGCGGCCCGAGCGGAACGCTCAGCACGCCATATAACGCGAGCACGATCATCACCAAAGGCGCGAAGTCGCATGCAATGCGTGCGGACGCAGGCGCGCAACTAGTGTTTGATGACAGCGCGACGCCGCACACTTTCCTGCCCGCAGCCACATCGAATGTCTCAGGTGCAGGCTCGGCGGTTTTGAATTCCGATGGCACGGGCACGTTGGTCCGAGTTGCTACTGCACAGTCGCTTGCCATGAGCATGACGGCTGAAAAGCAGGGCAACATCAACTATGGCGCGCTGGCGGAAAACGGCGGACAGATCACGTTCTCCGAAGGTGCGGACAGCGGCGGCACGGCCTTGTCTGCCAATTCGGGCGGGGTGCTGTATTTCGCGAGCGCGACAACGGCACCAGACGCTGCGGGCTCGCGTGTGCAGCTCAACGCGAGTCAGCTGAGTATTGATTTCACCGCTGTGCGCATCGGTTCGCTGGAAGGCGATGCGGCAAGCGCGGTCAGCATCGCTGGAGCTAGCTCGCACCTTGTTGTAGGCCCGGACAACAGCGCGGGCGATGGCTCGCGCATGGCAAGCACGATTTACTCTGGCACGATCCAGGGCGCTGGCAAGTTGACGGTGGCTGCGGGCAACAGGCTGATGCTTGCCACGAGCGGTGCCGATACGCACACGGGCGTCACCACCATCGGAGGATCGGGTGCGAGCAAAGCCCTGCCTACCAATCCAACGGCCAGCGTGTTGAGCGCGGGTGCGGCCAACGCGTTCTCTGCAAGTTCCGACTACGTAGTGCTGAGTGACGGCGCGATGGATGCCAATGGCCTTGCGCAGACCGTCAAAAGCCTCGCCAACGCGGGTGTGGTGAGCCTGCCCGCCAACACGAATCCTCAACCCACCACGGTGCTCATGAGCAGCGGCGCATACATCGGCAACAACGGCACGCTGGTGCTGGGAACGCAGCTCGCAGGCGATGGCGCGCCAAGCGATAAATTGGTGGTGGGCGGCGCAATTACAGGCACCACGCAGATCGATGTGCAGAACCTGGGCGGAGCGGGCGCACAGGCTCCCGTGGGCATCCTGGTCGTGCAGGGCACAAGCCCATCGCCAGCCAACGCCTTCGCGCTTGCGCATGCCGTGGCGGTAAACGGCTTTGTCTACCGCCTGCAGCAGGTGGGCAACAACTGGTACCTGCAGACCGTGGCCGCACCCACGATCACCACGGCCACGCCGGGTAACTCGCAGGCCGTGCTCACTATTGATCCGCCCGGCAATCTGCCCACAGGCGTGACGGTGACAGGCTACAACATGAACTGCACGCCCACCACCGGCGGCGCAGCGGTGACGGCCAACGGCGCCAGCCCCCTGACCATGCCCGGCATGACCAACGGCACCACCTACAACTGTGTGACCACCGCCACGCTGAGCGACGGCACGGTCACGCCGCAGTCCAACACCATGCAGGTGACCCCGCCCATACTCACCCCGAGCATCACCGGCACCGTGCCCGGCGACACCAAGGGCACGGTCACGATTGCGCCGCCCGCCAATCTGCCGAGCGGCGTCACCGTGAAGGACTACACGCTGACCTGCACTCCCGCCACGGGCGCGCCGGTCACCGTCACCGGCAGCAGCCCCATCGCGCTGACGGGCCTGACCAACGACGTCCTCTACACCTGCACTGCCATCGCCAACTTGAGCGACGGATCAACCAGCGCTGTGTCCGCACCGGCCAGCTTCACGCCAACCGCCAAAGCACCGGCCACCACCACACCGGTGCCGGTGATGGGGCCGCTTGGTGGCTCTCTGATGAGCCTGTTTGCGATGGTGTTAGGCGCAGCCGAGCTGCGTCGTCGCAAGTCAGCAAAGCAACGCGTGGATTGTTGA
- a CDS encoding ABC transporter substrate-binding protein, with product MPSFIRPALRLALGLCLASTFSFAAAQGAAPASYNVGATATGIPFTFLDIKSNSIQGMMVDTAQAVAKAGGFQVTVQQTAFAALIPSLTSNKIDIISAAMLKTAARQQVVEFSDPVYSYGEGLMVKADDNRNYPTLDELKGEVVGAQVGTIFVDMLQKKGIFKEVRTYDSVADMSRDLALGRIKAAIGDQPIMVYQISQKAFQGVKMANGYKSTNVSDVCLIVRKGDIDTLNRLNKAIATIKTDGSLAQIVKKWGI from the coding sequence ATGCCATCCTTCATCCGTCCCGCTCTGCGCCTCGCACTCGGACTCTGCCTCGCCTCCACGTTCAGTTTCGCCGCAGCGCAAGGCGCCGCACCCGCGAGCTACAACGTCGGAGCGACGGCCACCGGCATTCCATTCACCTTTCTGGACATCAAGAGCAACAGCATCCAGGGCATGATGGTCGACACCGCGCAGGCAGTGGCCAAGGCCGGCGGCTTCCAGGTCACGGTGCAGCAGACGGCCTTCGCCGCGCTGATTCCCTCGCTCACCTCGAACAAGATCGACATCATCTCGGCCGCGATGCTCAAGACGGCCGCGCGCCAACAGGTGGTGGAATTCAGCGACCCGGTGTATTCGTATGGCGAGGGCCTGATGGTCAAGGCCGACGACAACCGCAACTACCCCACGCTCGATGAGCTCAAGGGCGAGGTCGTGGGCGCGCAGGTCGGCACCATCTTTGTCGACATGCTGCAGAAAAAGGGCATCTTCAAGGAAGTGCGCACGTATGACTCCGTGGCCGACATGTCGCGCGATCTGGCGCTTGGCCGCATCAAGGCTGCCATCGGCGACCAGCCCATCATGGTCTACCAGATCAGCCAGAAGGCTTTCCAAGGCGTGAAGATGGCCAACGGCTACAAGTCCACCAATGTGAGCGACGTCTGCCTCATCGTGCGCAAAGGCGACATCGACACACTGAACCGACTGAACAAGGCCATCGCCACCATCAAGACCGATGGTTCGCTGGCCCAGATCGTCAAGAAGTGGGGCATCTGA
- a CDS encoding IclR family transcriptional regulator, producing the protein MTKATQPAPEEDSNPLFNQSLEKGLAVLCAFSAQRRSMTLADLAEAAGISKSSAQRMVFTLESLGFVRKHPKTRRYQLTPRVMRIGFNYLAANPIIDLANPYLSELTNATTETTCLTEADGLEMVYVARFVSAQFVPVHMPIGSRIPMYCTASGRAWLSALPDEEALALIRESERVAHTRFTITDEDALMRDLREARERGYAINREELFLGDMTLGAPVLGSHGRPVAAVHIVAPTSRWTLAEAEQRLGPSLLACARSLNNSVRALD; encoded by the coding sequence ATGACCAAAGCGACCCAGCCTGCGCCCGAGGAAGATTCGAATCCGCTGTTTAACCAGTCTCTGGAGAAGGGGCTGGCGGTACTGTGTGCTTTCAGCGCGCAGCGGCGCAGCATGACGTTGGCCGATCTGGCCGAGGCCGCGGGCATTAGCAAGAGTTCCGCGCAGCGCATGGTGTTCACGCTCGAAAGCCTGGGCTTTGTGCGCAAGCACCCCAAGACTCGGCGCTACCAGCTCACGCCGCGCGTCATGCGCATCGGCTTCAACTACCTGGCGGCCAATCCCATCATCGATCTGGCCAACCCCTATCTCTCGGAGCTGACCAACGCAACCACCGAAACCACCTGCCTCACCGAGGCCGACGGGCTCGAGATGGTCTACGTCGCCCGCTTCGTGAGCGCGCAGTTCGTGCCGGTGCACATGCCGATCGGCAGCCGCATCCCCATGTACTGCACCGCCTCGGGGCGTGCATGGCTCAGCGCCTTGCCCGATGAGGAGGCGCTTGCACTCATCCGCGAAAGCGAGCGCGTGGCGCACACGCGTTTCACCATCACCGACGAGGACGCGCTGATGCGCGACCTGCGCGAGGCCCGCGAGCGCGGCTATGCGATCAACCGCGAAGAGCTGTTCCTCGGCGACATGACGCTCGGCGCGCCCGTACTCGGCAGCCATGGCCGCCCGGTGGCGGCGGTGCACATCGTCGCGCCCACCAGCCGCTGGACGCTGGCCGAAGCCGAGCAGCGCCTCGGCCCCTCGCTGCTGGCCTGCGCGCGTTCGTTGAACAATTCGGTGCGCGCGCTCGACTAG
- a CDS encoding cupin domain-containing protein yields the protein MSIQVISNDRALASLVSSGTVAIPLSEPACQLRTLDVTITDRPAVDTGFWECAEGQFRRAVDTGEVMYIFEGSGSFMPDSDDEPSIEFKAGDTLFFPPFTRGVWDIREKVRKLYVMV from the coding sequence TTGAGCATTCAAGTCATTTCCAACGACAGAGCCCTCGCATCGCTCGTGAGCAGTGGCACCGTGGCGATCCCGCTGAGCGAGCCCGCCTGTCAGCTGCGCACGCTCGACGTGACCATCACCGACAGGCCCGCCGTCGACACCGGCTTCTGGGAATGCGCGGAAGGCCAGTTCCGCCGCGCGGTGGACACCGGCGAAGTGATGTACATCTTCGAAGGCTCGGGCAGCTTCATGCCCGATTCCGACGACGAGCCGAGCATCGAATTCAAGGCGGGCGACACGCTGTTCTTCCCCCCGTTCACACGCGGCGTATGGGACATTCGCGAGAAGGTGCGCAAGCTGTATGTGATGGTGTGA
- a CDS encoding BMP family ABC transporter substrate-binding protein produces MRNVSKRALIKMIGLSAVSVAALTACGKKEEASAPAPAPAAAPAPAADKLKIGFMYVSPIGDGGWTFQHELGRKAIQEKFGDKIETSMVESVPESADAERVMRDMTGQGNKLIFATSFGYQEFVQKVATDLKDVNFEHATGYKTADNVAVYDTKTFEGAYLAGIVAGAMTKTKTVGVVASVPIPEVVRNINSFVLGAQSVDPSIKAKVVWVNEWFAPPKESEAATSLINGGVDVMYQNTNSPAVLKTAEERGVRAFGKDGDMSAFAQKAHLGSAVIDWAPYYTKVVEDKLAGKWQTGNFWWGVKEGAIDLKKIADDVPQEIKDKVEKARAGLKDGSFAVWTGPVKDNAGKEVLATGTVADDAFLRGINFYVNGIEGTVPGAK; encoded by the coding sequence ATGCGTAATGTGAGCAAGCGTGCTCTGATCAAGATGATCGGCCTGTCGGCTGTGTCCGTCGCCGCCTTGACCGCCTGCGGCAAGAAGGAAGAGGCGTCCGCGCCAGCTCCCGCACCGGCTGCAGCACCCGCGCCCGCTGCCGACAAGCTGAAGATCGGCTTCATGTACGTGAGCCCCATCGGTGACGGCGGCTGGACCTTCCAGCACGAGCTGGGCCGCAAGGCGATTCAGGAAAAGTTCGGTGACAAGATCGAGACCTCGATGGTCGAGAGCGTGCCCGAATCGGCCGACGCCGAGCGCGTGATGCGCGACATGACGGGTCAGGGCAACAAGCTGATTTTCGCGACCAGCTTCGGTTATCAGGAGTTCGTGCAGAAGGTCGCGACTGATTTAAAGGACGTGAATTTCGAACACGCCACCGGCTACAAGACAGCCGACAACGTCGCCGTGTACGACACCAAGACGTTTGAAGGCGCGTACCTCGCCGGTATCGTGGCCGGCGCGATGACCAAGACCAAGACCGTGGGCGTGGTCGCCTCGGTACCTATCCCTGAAGTGGTGCGCAACATCAACAGCTTCGTGCTGGGTGCGCAGAGCGTGGATCCGAGCATCAAGGCCAAGGTCGTGTGGGTGAACGAATGGTTCGCACCGCCCAAGGAATCCGAAGCCGCCACCAGCCTGATCAACGGCGGCGTGGACGTGATGTACCAGAACACGAACTCGCCCGCCGTGCTCAAGACCGCCGAAGAGCGCGGCGTGCGCGCTTTTGGCAAGGACGGCGACATGAGCGCGTTCGCACAGAAGGCGCACCTGGGCTCCGCCGTGATCGACTGGGCTCCGTACTACACCAAGGTGGTGGAGGACAAGCTGGCCGGCAAGTGGCAGACAGGCAACTTCTGGTGGGGCGTGAAGGAGGGCGCGATTGACCTGAAGAAGATCGCCGACGACGTGCCTCAGGAAATCAAGGACAAGGTCGAGAAGGCGCGTGCTGGCTTGAAGGATGGGTCGTTTGCCGTGTGGACCGGGCCGGTCAAGGACAACGCAGGCAAGGAAGTACTGGCTACCGGCACCGTGGCCGACGACGCTTTCCTTCGCGGCATCAACTTCTATGTGAACGGTATTGAGGGTACCGTTCCAGGCGCGAAGTAA
- a CDS encoding BMP family ABC transporter substrate-binding protein encodes MMDLQKRSLIKVAALSAVAAAALVGCGKKEEAPAPAPAPAPAAAPAPAAPEPLKIAFAYVGPVGDGGYTFAHDAGRKALEKEFGDKIKTTYVESVPEGADAERVLRDMATQGNKLIFGTTFGYMDIIQKLAPEFPEVKWEHATGYKSGPNSATYDFRTYEGAYLAGIIAGAMTKSNTLGVVGSVPIPEVLRNINSFTLGAQSMNPKIKTKVVWVNEWFAPPKETEAATSLINGGADVLFQNTDSAAVLKTAEEKGKRAFGWDSDMTAYGPKAHLGSAIFNPAGYYIKTTKDALEGKWTTQQSWWGVKEGAIDMVSMADDIPADVKAKVEEVKKGLADGSFSIWKGPIAGQDGKELIASGTVADDAFLKGVNFYVKGVEGKVPGGK; translated from the coding sequence ATGATGGATCTCCAAAAACGTTCTTTGATCAAGGTTGCTGCGCTGTCCGCAGTGGCTGCCGCCGCGCTGGTTGGCTGTGGCAAGAAGGAGGAAGCTCCCGCGCCCGCACCGGCTCCTGCGCCTGCGGCGGCACCGGCACCTGCGGCTCCTGAGCCGCTGAAGATCGCGTTCGCCTACGTGGGCCCTGTGGGTGACGGTGGCTACACCTTCGCGCACGATGCTGGCCGCAAGGCGCTGGAGAAAGAATTCGGCGACAAGATCAAGACAACGTATGTGGAAAGCGTGCCCGAAGGCGCGGATGCTGAGCGCGTACTGCGCGACATGGCCACGCAGGGCAACAAGCTGATCTTCGGTACGACCTTCGGCTACATGGACATCATCCAGAAGCTGGCCCCCGAGTTCCCCGAAGTGAAGTGGGAACACGCGACTGGCTACAAGAGCGGCCCGAACTCCGCCACGTATGACTTCCGCACGTATGAAGGCGCCTACCTCGCTGGCATCATCGCTGGCGCGATGACCAAGTCCAACACGCTGGGCGTGGTCGGTTCGGTGCCGATTCCCGAAGTGCTGCGCAACATCAACAGCTTCACGCTGGGCGCGCAGTCGATGAACCCCAAGATCAAGACCAAGGTCGTGTGGGTGAATGAGTGGTTCGCACCACCCAAGGAAACCGAAGCCGCGACCTCGCTGATCAACGGCGGCGCCGACGTCCTGTTCCAGAACACCGACTCCGCAGCCGTGCTCAAGACCGCCGAAGAAAAGGGCAAGCGTGCCTTCGGTTGGGATTCCGACATGACCGCCTACGGCCCCAAGGCCCACCTCGGTTCGGCCATCTTCAATCCAGCTGGCTACTACATCAAGACCACCAAGGATGCACTGGAAGGCAAGTGGACCACCCAGCAATCGTGGTGGGGCGTGAAGGAAGGCGCGATCGACATGGTCTCGATGGCCGACGACATTCCAGCCGATGTGAAGGCCAAGGTCGAAGAAGTGAAGAAGGGTCTGGCAGACGGTTCCTTCAGCATCTGGAAGGGCCCTATTGCCGGTCAGGATGGCAAGGAGCTGATCGCTTCCGGCACCGTGGCCGATGACGCGTTCCTCAAGGGTGTGAACTTCTACGTCAAGGGTGTTGAAGGCAAGGTGCCAGGCGGCAAGTAA
- a CDS encoding FAD-binding oxidoreductase, with the protein MTATLTAASIAPDRSVRSVSSHPTADSLWAATAPAAPETPALAESISTDVLVIGAGYTGLSTALHLADTGASVCVVDAHAPGWGASGRNGGQVNPTLKYDPDELIRMYGAKQGEALIETVSASGDLVFDLIAKHRIDCAPVRAGWLQVGYTEEAVAGMHARARQWEKRGVSVEMLGRAELTKRMGTNAFAGGWLDGRAGGIQPLAYARGLARAALAQGVRVHGQTPITKLERQGNHWIATTAQGHQIKARQVVIGTNGYTDGLWPGLARTVLAANSFIVATKPLGAKGAGILDKGETGSTSQRLLLYFRKDAQGRLLMGGRGHFADPQGAPDFAHLERSLELMFPQLGKVEYEYRWAGRIAVTRDFMPHIHQPAPGITMAVGYNGRGIALATCMGQQVAALLDGKNAQSCPFPISTIQPIPMHGLQRFYIAAGVAWYSLLDRMGK; encoded by the coding sequence ATGACAGCGACGCTGACAGCAGCGAGCATTGCGCCGGACCGCTCCGTTCGGTCCGTTTCCTCGCATCCCACGGCCGATTCACTGTGGGCCGCCACCGCGCCCGCCGCACCCGAAACACCCGCGCTGGCCGAATCCATCAGCACCGATGTGCTGGTGATCGGCGCGGGCTACACCGGCCTGTCGACCGCGCTGCATCTGGCCGACACGGGCGCGAGCGTCTGCGTGGTCGATGCGCACGCACCGGGCTGGGGCGCATCCGGCCGCAACGGCGGCCAGGTCAATCCGACGCTCAAGTACGACCCCGACGAGCTGATCCGCATGTACGGCGCCAAACAGGGCGAGGCGCTGATCGAGACCGTTTCGGCCTCAGGCGATCTGGTGTTCGACCTGATCGCCAAACACCGGATCGATTGCGCCCCCGTGCGCGCCGGTTGGCTGCAGGTGGGCTACACCGAAGAGGCCGTTGCGGGCATGCATGCGCGTGCGCGGCAATGGGAAAAGCGCGGAGTGTCGGTCGAGATGCTGGGCCGCGCCGAACTCACCAAGCGCATGGGCACGAACGCCTTCGCCGGTGGCTGGCTCGACGGACGCGCGGGCGGCATCCAGCCGCTGGCCTACGCACGCGGCCTCGCGCGCGCAGCGCTGGCACAGGGCGTGCGCGTGCATGGGCAGACGCCGATCACAAAACTCGAACGCCAGGGCAACCACTGGATCGCCACCACGGCCCAAGGCCACCAGATCAAGGCGCGGCAAGTCGTCATCGGCACCAATGGCTACACCGACGGCCTGTGGCCCGGCTTGGCGCGCACGGTCCTCGCGGCCAACAGCTTCATCGTGGCGACCAAGCCGCTGGGCGCCAAGGGCGCGGGCATTCTCGACAAGGGCGAGACCGGCTCCACCTCGCAACGCCTGCTGCTGTACTTCCGCAAGGATGCGCAGGGCCGATTGCTGATGGGCGGACGCGGCCACTTCGCCGATCCGCAAGGCGCGCCGGATTTCGCGCATCTCGAACGCTCGCTCGAACTGATGTTTCCGCAGCTTGGCAAGGTCGAGTACGAATACCGCTGGGCCGGTCGCATCGCCGTCACCCGCGACTTCATGCCCCACATCCACCAGCCCGCCCCCGGCATCACCATGGCCGTGGGCTACAACGGCCGTGGCATTGCGCTCGCGACCTGCATGGGCCAGCAAGTGGCAGCGCTGCTTGATGGCAAGAACGCGCAGTCCTGCCCGTTCCCGATCTCGACCATCCAGCCGATTCCGATGCACGGCCTGCAGCGCTTCTACATCGCAGCGGGCGTGGCCTGGTACAGCCTGCTGGATCGCATGGGCAAGTGA